The following are encoded in a window of Lichenicola cladoniae genomic DNA:
- a CDS encoding ATP-dependent helicase, producing the protein MPATPTSAELHPGQGDDAAIRRGVPVTRDHLASLNDDQRRAATAPAPQLLLAGAGTGKTETLARRVADLILNGGEQPDRLLCITFTAKAAGEMRLRLASVLAPDQMPRWVGTFHAAMARLLMEDGAGLPCLARGFSILSPGDARSLLMQVAGVTDIKDGSQLQEAVSLLRNALATTEGKRPRSAALLGCDPEILERATALVPAYRAALADREVVDFDDLIVLPVLGMRADPALADRWSGRWSEILVDEYQDTNLAQHALVRLLAGDRRRVFAVGDDLQAIYGWRGADVAHIRNFASDYRMPGDPLRLEINYRSSPTILRAANAVGANDREAMRKTLRPADPARPAGVSIAIREVATAEQEGRGAVGWVQALRKAQADLAWRDCAILVRAGFVSEPIVKALQEAGIPVRLVSERQPDAPKEVLAVIAWLRLAMSRSIGEGETQEQWQAVADDAFRRCCAFPARGIGGSLFRRLRDHATDRGIALAASVGSVEASDAERDRLLAVLAIARRIGDAIAGKRLGVPASLRLAAEYSGIQDRLRDDGQGRLTQAWTACLQAAAGAGSVRSYCDSAGLDDVPGETEVPDAVQVMTLHRAKGLEFDHVLLAGLEEGVWPNWQAEKRDAVPEERRLFYVGITRARHSLRLSWVRQRRSWDAKPSRFLDEIPRSLLESAAPAFASSKRADHGAPARMAAPPTQAETDRLVAAFMARRTAASAGPQ; encoded by the coding sequence ATGCCGGCCACACCGACTAGCGCGGAGCTCCATCCGGGGCAGGGTGATGATGCCGCGATCCGCCGCGGCGTCCCGGTGACGCGCGACCATCTGGCCTCGCTGAACGACGACCAGCGCCGCGCCGCCACCGCACCCGCGCCGCAACTGCTGCTGGCCGGAGCCGGCACCGGCAAGACCGAGACGCTGGCCCGCCGGGTGGCGGACCTGATCCTGAACGGCGGTGAGCAGCCCGACCGGTTGCTGTGCATCACCTTCACCGCGAAGGCGGCCGGCGAGATGCGCCTGCGTCTGGCGAGCGTCCTGGCACCGGACCAGATGCCGCGCTGGGTCGGCACCTTCCATGCGGCCATGGCGCGATTGCTGATGGAGGATGGCGCCGGCCTGCCCTGCCTGGCCCGCGGCTTCTCGATCCTGTCGCCGGGCGATGCGCGCAGCCTGCTGATGCAGGTGGCCGGCGTGACTGACATCAAGGATGGCAGCCAGCTGCAGGAAGCGGTCTCCCTGCTCCGCAACGCCCTCGCCACGACGGAGGGCAAGCGCCCGCGGTCCGCTGCACTGCTCGGATGCGATCCCGAAATACTCGAGCGGGCGACCGCGCTGGTCCCGGCCTACCGTGCGGCCCTTGCGGATCGCGAGGTCGTCGATTTCGACGACCTGATCGTGCTGCCGGTGCTGGGCATGCGGGCCGATCCGGCGCTTGCCGATCGTTGGTCCGGGCGCTGGTCGGAGATCCTGGTGGACGAATACCAGGATACCAACCTGGCCCAGCATGCCCTGGTCAGGCTGCTGGCCGGCGACCGCCGCCGGGTGTTCGCGGTCGGCGACGACCTGCAGGCGATCTATGGATGGCGCGGCGCCGACGTCGCGCACATCCGCAACTTCGCCAGTGACTACCGTATGCCGGGAGACCCGCTGCGGCTGGAAATCAACTACCGCTCCTCGCCCACCATCCTTCGCGCCGCCAATGCGGTGGGAGCGAACGATCGCGAGGCGATGCGCAAGACGCTGCGGCCGGCAGACCCGGCTCGCCCGGCTGGCGTCTCGATCGCAATCCGTGAGGTGGCAACCGCGGAGCAGGAGGGGCGCGGCGCCGTCGGCTGGGTGCAGGCGCTGCGCAAGGCGCAGGCGGATCTGGCCTGGCGGGACTGCGCGATCCTGGTGCGGGCGGGGTTCGTGTCCGAGCCGATCGTCAAGGCCCTGCAGGAAGCCGGTATCCCGGTCCGGCTGGTCAGCGAGCGTCAGCCGGACGCGCCGAAGGAAGTGCTGGCGGTGATCGCCTGGCTGCGGCTCGCGATGAGCCGGAGCATTGGCGAGGGCGAAACCCAGGAGCAATGGCAGGCGGTCGCCGACGACGCGTTCCGCCGATGCTGCGCCTTTCCCGCCCGCGGCATCGGCGGCAGCCTGTTTCGCCGGCTGCGCGACCATGCGACCGATCGCGGTATCGCCCTGGCCGCGTCGGTCGGTAGCGTCGAGGCGAGCGACGCCGAACGGGACCGGCTGCTCGCCGTGCTGGCGATCGCCCGCCGCATCGGCGACGCCATCGCCGGGAAGCGGCTCGGTGTCCCGGCGTCGCTGCGACTGGCCGCAGAGTACAGCGGAATACAGGATCGGCTGCGGGATGACGGCCAGGGCCGGCTGACCCAGGCCTGGACGGCGTGCCTGCAGGCGGCTGCCGGCGCCGGCAGCGTCCGCTCCTATTGCGACAGCGCCGGGCTGGACGATGTGCCGGGCGAAACCGAGGTGCCGGATGCGGTGCAGGTGATGACGCTGCATCGCGCCAAGGGGCTCGAATTCGACCATGTGCTGCTGGCCGGGCTCGAGGAGGGTGTGTGGCCGAACTGGCAGGCGGAGAAGCGGGACGCGGTGCCGGAAGAGCGCCGGCTGTTCTATGTCGGCATCACCCGCGCCCGCCATTCGCTGCGGCTGAGCTGGGTGCGCCAGCGCCGGAGCTGGGATGCCAAGCCGTCACGCTTCCTGGACGAAATTCCGCGTAGTCTGCTCGAAAGTGCGGCGCCGGCCTTCGCGTCGTCGAAACGTGCGGATCATGGCGCGCCGGCCCGGATGGCGGCGCCACCGACCCAGGCGGAAACGGACCGCCTGGTCGCCGCTTTCATGGCACGCCGCACGGCCGCATCCGCCGGGCCGCAATAA
- a CDS encoding sulfite oxidase-like oxidoreductase, translated as MDDDEPLPETSKLTRSKQRWAGEGKFLTGQPARAAGERLPPGQHLVRDWPVLDLGRQPDISASRWRLTIGGMVERPVELDLPGLMALRQVDIRFDIHCVTTWSRYDNAWQGVDTAALLDLVQPRDEARFLMLHGYDGYTTNVPLADFAVPQALFAHSWNGKPLTREHGGPVRLVIPHLYFWKSAKWINRIDFMGADKPGYWEENGYHRRGDPWAEERYS; from the coding sequence ATGGACGACGACGAGCCCCTTCCCGAGACCAGCAAGCTGACCCGCTCCAAGCAGCGCTGGGCCGGCGAGGGCAAGTTCCTGACCGGGCAGCCGGCACGCGCGGCCGGCGAGCGCCTGCCGCCGGGGCAACATCTGGTCCGGGACTGGCCGGTGCTCGATCTCGGCCGCCAGCCCGACATCTCGGCGTCACGATGGCGGCTGACGATCGGCGGCATGGTGGAACGACCGGTCGAGCTCGACCTGCCGGGTTTGATGGCGCTCCGGCAGGTCGACATCCGGTTCGACATCCACTGCGTCACCACATGGTCGCGATACGACAACGCATGGCAGGGCGTCGATACCGCGGCACTGCTCGATCTGGTGCAGCCGCGCGACGAAGCGCGTTTCCTGATGCTGCACGGTTACGACGGTTATACGACGAACGTTCCGCTTGCGGATTTTGCAGTTCCGCAAGCGCTGTTCGCACATAGTTGGAACGGCAAGCCGCTCACGCGCGAGCATGGTGGTCCGGTACGGCTGGTGATCCCACATTTGTATTTCTGGAAAAGTGCAAAGTGGATCAACAGGATCGACTTCATGGGTGCCGACAAGCCCGGCTACTGGGAAGAGAATGGTTATCATCGGCGCGGCGATCCCTGGGCGGAGGAACGCTATTCCTGA
- a CDS encoding CinA family protein, whose translation MSDRVQIDHACVSRIAERLVERRQTLAVAESSAGGLISASLLSVPGASAYFLGGGIIYTRQARETLLGITPGALGTVQSATEAMAVLQARTIRDRLGADWGLAETGASGPGGNRYGDAAGHCCVGVVGPREASRILETGSPDRAANMTRFANAALALLDEMLGGTP comes from the coding sequence ATGAGCGACCGGGTGCAGATCGACCATGCGTGCGTCAGCCGGATCGCCGAACGCCTGGTCGAACGACGGCAGACGCTCGCCGTCGCGGAGTCGTCGGCAGGCGGGCTGATCTCCGCGTCCCTGCTGTCGGTGCCGGGCGCATCGGCATACTTCCTGGGCGGCGGCATCATCTACACCCGCCAGGCCCGCGAGACCCTGCTCGGCATCACCCCGGGCGCGCTGGGTACCGTGCAGTCGGCAACCGAGGCGATGGCGGTGCTGCAGGCACGAACCATCCGGGACCGGCTCGGCGCGGACTGGGGCCTGGCGGAAACCGGGGCGAGCGGTCCGGGCGGCAACCGCTACGGCGATGCGGCCGGCCATTGCTGCGTCGGTGTGGTCGGCCCGCGCGAGGCCAGCCGCATCCTGGAAACCGGCTCGCCCGACCGGGCCGCGAACATGACGCGGTTCGCCAACGCCGCGCTGGCGCTGCTTGACGAGATGCTCGGCGGGACGCCATGA
- a CDS encoding ABC transporter substrate-binding protein gives MSRQDNQLSNRRARRAGSVALAVTAAIFAAPMAMADDAPGSAVVQNQSSASCTNASPSRATLKGMVVGFSQSENEQNPFRAAETASVKAAAKQAGVARLLYTNANDSQAKQVADVQSMISQGAKAIIVAPLNATGLQPALEQAAEKNIPVVTIDRATAGTPCRDFITFLGSDFTVQGQRSADAMNVATGGKAKIVEIQGAYGNSVETQRTQGFADQLKKYPGMVLVAAQTGNWSATDAQKVMEQLLLAHPDIDALYSHADVMTLGAMRAIQQAGKKPGTDVRIVSIDGTRSLVQAIAGGSAQADVETNPRFGPQAFGTLKAWFNGDKVAQAITMKDTLYTKDNASAALSSGSTY, from the coding sequence ATGTCTCGACAGGACAACCAACTTTCGAACCGTCGCGCACGTCGTGCCGGAAGCGTAGCGCTTGCCGTGACGGCTGCCATTTTTGCCGCGCCGATGGCCATGGCCGACGACGCGCCGGGAAGTGCCGTCGTGCAGAACCAGTCGAGTGCGAGCTGCACCAACGCCAGCCCCAGCCGTGCGACGCTGAAGGGCATGGTCGTCGGGTTCTCGCAGTCGGAGAACGAACAGAACCCGTTCCGTGCAGCGGAAACCGCTTCGGTGAAAGCCGCCGCAAAGCAGGCGGGTGTCGCGCGGCTGCTCTACACCAACGCCAACGACAGCCAGGCCAAGCAGGTCGCGGACGTCCAGAGCATGATCTCCCAGGGTGCCAAGGCGATCATCGTGGCGCCGCTGAATGCCACCGGGCTGCAGCCCGCCCTCGAGCAGGCGGCCGAAAAGAACATCCCGGTGGTGACGATCGATCGCGCCACCGCGGGTACGCCGTGCCGCGACTTCATCACCTTCCTCGGATCCGATTTCACCGTGCAGGGCCAGCGCTCCGCCGATGCGATGAACGTGGCGACCGGCGGCAAGGCCAAGATCGTCGAGATCCAGGGTGCCTATGGCAACTCCGTCGAGACCCAGCGCACCCAGGGCTTCGCCGACCAGCTCAAGAAATACCCGGGCATGGTCCTGGTCGCGGCGCAGACCGGCAACTGGTCGGCGACCGACGCGCAGAAGGTCATGGAGCAGCTCCTGCTCGCTCATCCCGACATCGACGCGCTCTATTCGCACGCCGACGTCATGACGCTGGGCGCCATGCGGGCGATCCAGCAGGCCGGCAAGAAGCCGGGAACGGACGTCCGGATCGTGTCGATCGACGGCACCAGGTCGCTGGTGCAGGCGATCGCCGGCGGCAGCGCGCAGGCGGATGTCGAGACCAATCCGCGGTTCGGACCGCAGGCGTTCGGTACGCTGAAGGCCTGGTTCAACGGCGACAAGGTGGCCCAGGCGATCACCATGAAGGACACGCTCTACACCAAGGACAACGCATCCGCGGCCCTGTCGAGCGGCTCGACCTACTGA
- a CDS encoding NIPSNAP family protein, which translates to MIYEQRIYHAMPGRLPDILARFKDVTLPIWERYEIRQAGFWTVLVGEDNHDLIYLLAWESMAEREQKWTVFSTDPEWLQKRADFDRNGPIISSVSNTFLQPTSFSSVI; encoded by the coding sequence ATGATCTACGAACAGCGCATCTACCACGCCATGCCGGGCCGCCTGCCGGATATTCTGGCACGCTTCAAGGACGTGACGCTGCCGATCTGGGAGCGCTATGAAATCCGCCAGGCCGGGTTCTGGACCGTGCTGGTGGGCGAAGACAACCATGACCTCATCTACCTGTTGGCCTGGGAATCGATGGCGGAGCGGGAACAGAAATGGACCGTTTTCTCGACCGATCCGGAATGGCTGCAAAAGCGTGCGGACTTCGACCGGAACGGCCCTATCATCAGTTCGGTCAGCAATACATTCCTGCAACCTACCTCGTTTTCTTCGGTGATCTAG
- a CDS encoding transcriptional regulator yields the protein MTAGQLRAARALIRWTAQELADASSVGVATIRRAELKDGPIGMTAPNIAAIKRAFGEMNVEFTAENGRGAGVRLGKTNS from the coding sequence ATGACGGCGGGCCAACTCAGGGCGGCCCGCGCGCTCATAAGGTGGACGGCACAGGAATTGGCCGACGCGTCGAGCGTCGGCGTCGCCACAATTCGGCGTGCGGAGCTGAAGGACGGACCAATCGGAATGACAGCTCCGAATATCGCGGCTATTAAACGTGCGTTCGGCGAGATGAATGTCGAATTCACCGCCGAGAATGGCCGTGGTGCCGGTGTTCGCCTCGGAAAGACCAATTCATGA